In Saccharothrix syringae, the following are encoded in one genomic region:
- a CDS encoding histidine phosphatase family protein encodes MATVILLRHARSTANGSGVLAGRQEGVRLSEQGEHQAAGLVERLAGVPVAAVVTSPLERCRQTLAPLLAARGLEPVVDPQLAEVDYGEWTGRAIKDLYAEPLWAVVQQHPSAAVFPGGEGLAGVQARAVAAIRAHDARVTAEHGPRAVWLACSHGDVIKAVIADALGVHLDGFQRIVVDPASVSVVQYTETRPFVLRVNDNGGDLSGVVPPPEKAGEAPSSDAVVGGSTGP; translated from the coding sequence GTGGCTACCGTGATCTTGTTGCGACACGCCCGGTCCACCGCCAACGGGTCGGGCGTGCTCGCCGGGCGCCAGGAGGGCGTGCGGCTGTCCGAGCAGGGCGAGCACCAGGCCGCCGGGCTCGTCGAGCGGCTGGCGGGCGTTCCGGTGGCGGCCGTGGTGACCTCGCCGCTGGAGCGCTGCCGGCAGACCCTCGCGCCGCTGCTCGCCGCCCGCGGCCTGGAACCCGTGGTCGACCCGCAGCTGGCCGAGGTCGACTACGGCGAGTGGACCGGCCGGGCGATCAAGGACCTGTACGCCGAGCCCCTGTGGGCGGTGGTGCAGCAGCACCCGTCCGCCGCGGTGTTCCCCGGCGGTGAGGGCCTGGCCGGCGTGCAGGCCCGCGCCGTGGCCGCGATCCGGGCGCACGACGCCCGCGTGACCGCCGAGCACGGGCCGCGCGCGGTGTGGCTGGCGTGCAGCCACGGCGACGTGATCAAGGCCGTGATCGCCGACGCCCTGGGCGTGCACCTGGACGGGTTCCAGCGCATCGTGGTCGACCCCGCGTCGGTGTCGGTGGTCCAGTACACCGAGACCCGGCCGTTCGTGCTGCGCGTCAACGACAACGGCGGCGACCTGTCCGGGGTCGTGCCACCGCCGGAGAAGGCGGGGGAGGCGCCGTCCTCCGACGCGGTGGTCGGCGGCAGCACCGGGCCCTGA
- a CDS encoding ArsR/SmtB family transcription factor, translating into MRALQHPDVEKVPLPTVLSALADPVRLRIVAELARSGGIACGDFDVPVSMSTLSHHLKVLREAGVLRVIPQGSYRTHELRREEMERRFPGVLESITRAVGV; encoded by the coding sequence GTGCGCGCCCTACAACACCCGGACGTGGAGAAAGTCCCGCTGCCGACCGTGCTCAGCGCACTGGCCGACCCGGTCCGGCTGAGGATCGTCGCCGAACTCGCCCGCTCGGGCGGCATCGCGTGCGGTGACTTCGACGTGCCGGTGAGCATGTCGACGCTGTCGCACCACCTGAAGGTGCTGCGCGAGGCGGGGGTGCTGCGGGTGATCCCGCAGGGCAGCTACCGCACCCACGAGCTGCGGCGCGAGGAGATGGAGCGCCGGTTCCCGGGGGTGCTGGAGTCGATCACGCGGGCGGTCGGGGTGTGA
- a CDS encoding VOC family protein produces MELIATVLDAPDARALARFYRDLLGWTPGDDEPDWVTLHPPGGGTGLSFQTEPDYRRPTWPATDGHQRMMAHLDIRVDDLADATARAVALGATVADHQPQDHVRVCLDPAGHPFCLFVPEQVTPRPPA; encoded by the coding sequence GTGGAGCTGATCGCGACCGTCCTGGACGCACCCGACGCCCGAGCCCTCGCCCGCTTCTACCGCGACCTGCTCGGCTGGACCCCCGGCGACGACGAACCCGACTGGGTCACCCTCCACCCACCCGGCGGCGGCACCGGCCTGTCCTTCCAGACCGAGCCCGACTACCGGCGCCCCACCTGGCCCGCCACCGACGGCCACCAGCGGATGATGGCCCACCTCGACATCCGGGTCGACGACCTCGCCGACGCCACCGCCCGCGCCGTCGCCCTCGGCGCCACCGTCGCCGACCACCAGCCGCAGGACCACGTCCGCGTCTGCCTCGACCCCGCGGGCCACCCGTTCTGCCTGTTCGTCCCCGAACAGGTCACACCCCGACCGCCCGCGTGA
- a CDS encoding MBL fold metallo-hydrolase, with amino-acid sequence MTFTLTVLGTATPYPRPDDPCSGYLLRTDHTAVWVDAGPGTLAELQRHLRPDRLDAIWISHTHADHTADLLACYYALLFADLPPRAPIPLYGPPGLADRLETFLAGAAPNPASAAFQVRELHDGHHAEVGDLTLTSHAVEHGLPAFGLRAHHDGAAFAYSGDTGPCPALHALADGADLFLCEADGTGPHHCCPEDAAAAAKGADRLLLTHVGHTLTRDQAAERATAPVARTGDTVVIR; translated from the coding sequence GTGACCTTCACCCTCACCGTGCTGGGCACCGCGACCCCGTACCCGCGCCCCGACGACCCCTGCTCCGGCTACCTGCTGCGCACCGACCACACCGCCGTGTGGGTCGACGCCGGCCCCGGCACCCTCGCCGAGCTGCAACGGCACCTGCGCCCCGACCGACTGGACGCCATCTGGATCTCCCACACCCACGCCGACCACACCGCCGACCTGCTCGCCTGCTACTACGCCCTGCTCTTCGCCGACCTGCCCCCACGCGCACCCATCCCCCTCTACGGCCCACCCGGCCTGGCCGACCGCCTGGAGACCTTCCTCGCCGGAGCCGCCCCCAACCCCGCGTCCGCCGCCTTCCAGGTCCGCGAACTGCACGACGGCCACCACGCCGAGGTCGGCGACCTCACCCTCACCAGCCACGCCGTCGAACACGGCCTGCCCGCCTTCGGCCTGCGCGCCCACCACGACGGCGCCGCGTTCGCCTACTCCGGCGACACCGGTCCCTGCCCCGCCCTGCACGCCCTCGCCGACGGCGCCGACCTGTTCCTGTGCGAGGCCGACGGCACCGGACCCCACCACTGCTGCCCCGAGGACGCCGCCGCGGCCGCCAAGGGCGCCGACCGCCTCCTGCTCACCCACGTCGGCCACACCCTCACCCGCGACCAGGCCGCCGAACGCGCCACCGCACCCGTCGCCCGCACCGGCGACACGGTGGTGATCCGATGA
- a CDS encoding VOC family protein, translating into MTQLHAYFGYRDAPAALRWLKEAFGFETTMNFPDEHGGVMHAELRLDDAVVIVFSDRDGYQRPPRRGDTGGFGVYLTLADEAAVDALYARAVAAGAVTVWEPAGTEWGNYRFRVLDPEGYEWSFGIHRPGEPV; encoded by the coding sequence ATGACGCAATTGCACGCCTACTTCGGTTACCGCGACGCCCCGGCCGCCCTGAGGTGGCTCAAGGAGGCGTTCGGCTTCGAGACCACGATGAACTTCCCCGACGAGCACGGCGGTGTCATGCACGCCGAGCTGCGGCTGGACGACGCGGTGGTCATCGTGTTCAGCGACCGCGACGGCTACCAGCGGCCGCCGCGGCGCGGGGACACCGGCGGTTTCGGGGTCTACCTGACGTTGGCCGACGAGGCGGCGGTGGACGCGTTGTACGCGCGTGCGGTCGCGGCGGGTGCGGTGACGGTGTGGGAGCCGGCGGGGACGGAGTGGGGCAACTACCGGTTCCGGGTGCTGGACCCGGAGGGGTACGAGTGGTCGTTCGGCATCCACCGGCCGGGTGAGCCGGTCTGA
- a CDS encoding isocitrate lyase/PEP mutase family protein, giving the protein MTTTLAAKARALRALHVPGDPVVLPNVWDAASARVLAEAGYPAIATASAAVSAALGYRDGHDMPADEAFAAVRRVSGAVDVPVTADVERGYGLPPAVIAERLAEAGAAGCNLEDSDPVGERLVEVGEQVDFLAAVRAADPELVINARVDVFIHGDRSLDEGVRRARAYLEAGADCVYPIGLPAEHVAAFVAAVDRRPVNLWHGPGEPGLGEVAALGVARVSFGPGLQRLLLARLGELVGGIREGRDPYA; this is encoded by the coding sequence GTGACCACCACCCTCGCGGCCAAGGCCCGGGCGCTGCGCGCCCTCCACGTCCCCGGTGACCCCGTCGTGCTGCCCAACGTGTGGGACGCGGCGTCCGCGCGGGTCCTCGCCGAGGCCGGCTACCCGGCGATCGCCACCGCCAGCGCCGCCGTCTCGGCGGCCCTGGGCTACCGGGACGGCCACGACATGCCGGCCGACGAGGCGTTCGCGGCCGTCCGCCGCGTGAGTGGCGCGGTGGACGTGCCGGTGACCGCCGACGTCGAACGCGGCTACGGCCTGCCGCCGGCGGTGATCGCCGAGCGGCTGGCCGAGGCCGGTGCCGCGGGGTGCAACCTGGAGGACTCCGACCCGGTCGGCGAGCGGTTGGTCGAGGTGGGGGAGCAGGTCGACTTCCTGGCCGCGGTGCGCGCCGCCGACCCGGAGCTGGTGATCAACGCGCGGGTGGACGTGTTCATCCACGGCGACCGCTCGTTGGACGAGGGTGTGCGGCGTGCTCGCGCCTACCTGGAGGCGGGCGCGGACTGCGTCTACCCGATCGGCCTGCCGGCCGAGCACGTCGCCGCCTTCGTCGCGGCGGTCGACCGGCGCCCGGTCAACCTGTGGCACGGTCCCGGCGAGCCCGGCTTGGGGGAGGTGGCGGCGTTGGGGGTGGCCCGCGTCAGCTTCGGCCCGGGTTTGCAGCGGCTGCTGCTGGCGCGGTTGGGGGAGCTGGTGGGCGGGATTCGGGAGGGGCGCGACCCTTACGCGTGA
- the hrpA gene encoding ATP-dependent RNA helicase HrpA: protein MSTTSHADLRKRLSDLMTRDQRRLGRRLDGARKVRDDDARAAVHAEIEADIEAAELRVALRREAVPKITYPGELPVSARKDDIAALIRDHQVVIVAGETGSGKTTQLPKICLELGRGVLGQIGHTQPRRLAARTVAERVAQELNTPLGSAVGYKVRFTDQSGDDTLVKLMTDGILLAEIQSDRMLSRYDTIIIDEAHERSLNVDFLLGYLKQLLPRRPDLKVVITSATIDPERFSRHFGDAPVIEVSGRTYPVEVRYRPVVDPDDPDADPDRDQTQAICDAVRELQAEGPGDVLVFLSGEREIRDTADALAALDLRNTEILPLYARLSFGEQHRVFQPHTGRRVVLATNVAETSLTVPGIKYVVDPGTARISRYSHRLKVQRLPIEPISQASANQRKGRCGRVSEGICIRLYSEDDFDARPEFTDPEILRTNLASVILQMTSIGLGDIAAFPFIDPPESRNITDGVQLLQELGAILPAEQRLTPLGRKLAQLPVDPRLARMVVEADRNGCVREVMVIAAALSIQDPRERPSDKQQAADEQHARFQDPDSDFLAFLNLWQYLREKQKELSSNQFRKLCRAEFLNYLRVREWQDVYQQLRQVAKTLGVHVNDQPGDPRNIHISLLSGLLSHLGLKDVPKREPGKRAATEYLGARGAKFAIFPGSALFRKPPQWVMAAELVETSRLWGRIVARVEPEWAERLAGHLVKRTYSEPHWEARRGAAVALERVTLYGVPIVTSRKVDYGRIDPGLSRELFIRHALVQGEWTTHHEFHRRNRELLAEVEELENRARRRDIVVDEDTVFDFYDRRVPADVVSARHFDAWWKKARREQPDLLTFDKAMLVNDRTGVTPESYPDELRRGGLSLPLTYRFEPGAAVDGVTVALPLPALTTLPADSLSWQVPGMRTELVVSLIRSLPKPIRRNFVPVPDVAAAALTGIDPDEPLLPALERELRRLTGVVVDRGDWQLDQVPEHLKLTFRVVDEDGRELARGKDLAALKDRLRGQLRESLAAAASNLARTGLTRWDIGDLPRTVQRRRSGIVVTAYPALVDKGDSVAVEILDTPGRQRHAMWRGTRRLLLLNVPSPVKALQRGLTNAEKLALTRNPHGGVAPLLADCISAAADKLVRDAGGPAWTEQGFARLTEHVRRGLGEATFDVVHQVRRVLEAAQEAELRIGTVRGAVFEESLADVRAQLTGLVHAGFVTEAGAERLPDVHRYLQGITRRLEKLPHNLDRDREWMDRVHEVHAEYRELRAALPADEPHPELDEVRWMIEELRLSYFAQTIGTRYTVSDKRIFKALDAVPR from the coding sequence ATGAGTACCACCTCGCACGCTGACCTGCGCAAACGCCTGTCCGACCTGATGACGCGGGACCAGCGGCGGCTGGGGCGCCGCCTCGACGGCGCCCGCAAGGTCCGCGACGACGACGCGCGCGCGGCCGTCCACGCGGAGATCGAAGCCGACATCGAGGCCGCCGAGCTGCGGGTCGCGCTGCGCCGCGAGGCCGTGCCGAAGATCACCTACCCGGGTGAGCTGCCGGTCAGCGCGCGCAAGGACGACATCGCCGCCCTGATCCGCGACCACCAGGTCGTCATCGTGGCCGGCGAGACCGGCTCGGGCAAGACCACCCAGCTGCCCAAGATCTGCCTGGAGCTGGGGCGCGGCGTGCTCGGCCAGATCGGGCACACCCAGCCGCGGCGGCTGGCGGCGCGCACGGTCGCCGAGCGCGTGGCCCAGGAGCTGAACACGCCGTTGGGCAGCGCGGTCGGCTACAAGGTCCGGTTCACCGACCAGTCCGGCGACGACACGCTGGTCAAGCTGATGACCGACGGCATCCTGCTGGCCGAGATCCAGTCCGACCGGATGCTCAGCCGCTACGACACGATCATCATCGACGAGGCCCACGAGCGCAGCCTCAACGTCGACTTCCTGCTGGGCTACCTCAAGCAGCTGCTGCCGCGCCGCCCCGACCTCAAGGTGGTCATCACCTCCGCCACCATCGACCCGGAGCGGTTCTCGCGGCACTTCGGCGACGCCCCGGTCATCGAGGTCTCCGGCCGCACCTACCCGGTCGAGGTGCGCTACCGCCCGGTCGTGGACCCCGACGACCCGGACGCCGACCCCGACCGCGACCAGACCCAGGCCATCTGCGACGCGGTGCGCGAGCTGCAAGCCGAGGGCCCCGGCGACGTGCTGGTGTTCCTGTCCGGCGAGCGCGAGATCCGCGACACCGCCGACGCCCTGGCAGCGCTGGACCTGCGCAACACCGAGATCCTGCCGCTCTACGCGCGGCTGTCCTTCGGCGAGCAGCACCGGGTGTTCCAGCCCCACACCGGCCGCCGGGTGGTGCTGGCCACCAACGTCGCCGAGACCTCGCTGACCGTGCCCGGCATCAAGTACGTGGTCGACCCCGGCACGGCCCGCATCTCCCGCTACAGCCACCGGCTCAAGGTGCAGCGGCTGCCCATCGAGCCGATCTCGCAGGCCAGCGCCAACCAGCGCAAGGGCCGCTGCGGCCGCGTGTCCGAGGGCATCTGCATCCGCCTCTACAGCGAGGACGACTTCGACGCCCGCCCGGAGTTCACCGACCCGGAGATCCTGCGCACCAACCTGGCCTCGGTCATCCTCCAGATGACCTCGATCGGCCTGGGCGACATCGCCGCGTTCCCCTTCATCGACCCGCCCGAGTCGCGCAACATCACCGACGGCGTGCAGCTGCTCCAGGAGCTGGGCGCGATCCTGCCCGCCGAGCAGAGGCTGACCCCGCTGGGCCGCAAGCTCGCCCAGCTGCCCGTCGACCCCCGCCTGGCCCGCATGGTCGTCGAGGCCGACCGCAACGGCTGCGTCCGCGAGGTCATGGTCATCGCCGCCGCCCTGTCCATCCAGGACCCGCGCGAGCGCCCCTCGGACAAGCAGCAGGCCGCCGACGAGCAGCACGCCCGCTTCCAGGACCCGGACTCGGACTTCCTGGCCTTCCTCAACCTGTGGCAGTACCTGCGCGAGAAGCAGAAGGAGCTGTCGAGCAACCAGTTCCGCAAGCTGTGCCGCGCCGAGTTCCTCAACTACCTGCGCGTGCGCGAGTGGCAGGACGTCTACCAGCAGCTGCGGCAGGTCGCCAAGACCCTCGGCGTGCACGTCAACGACCAGCCCGGCGACCCGCGCAACATCCACATCTCGCTGCTGTCGGGCCTGCTGTCCCACCTCGGGCTCAAGGACGTGCCCAAGCGCGAGCCCGGCAAGCGCGCGGCCACCGAGTACCTGGGGGCGCGCGGCGCGAAGTTCGCGATCTTCCCCGGCTCCGCGCTGTTCCGCAAACCACCCCAGTGGGTCATGGCCGCCGAGCTGGTGGAGACCTCCCGGCTGTGGGGCCGCATCGTCGCCCGCGTCGAACCGGAGTGGGCCGAGCGGCTGGCCGGGCACCTGGTCAAGCGCACCTACAGCGAACCGCACTGGGAGGCCCGGCGCGGCGCCGCGGTGGCCCTGGAGCGCGTCACCCTCTACGGCGTGCCGATCGTGACCTCCCGCAAGGTCGACTACGGGCGCATCGACCCGGGGCTGTCGCGGGAGCTGTTCATCCGCCACGCCCTGGTGCAGGGCGAGTGGACCACCCACCACGAGTTCCACCGCCGCAACCGCGAGCTGCTGGCCGAGGTGGAGGAGCTGGAGAACCGGGCCCGCCGCCGCGACATCGTCGTCGACGAGGACACCGTCTTCGACTTCTACGACCGGCGCGTGCCCGCCGACGTGGTCTCCGCCCGGCACTTCGACGCCTGGTGGAAGAAGGCCCGCCGCGAGCAGCCCGACCTGCTCACCTTCGACAAGGCGATGCTGGTCAACGACCGCACCGGCGTCACCCCCGAGTCCTACCCCGACGAGCTGCGCCGCGGCGGGCTCAGCCTGCCGCTGACCTACCGGTTCGAACCCGGCGCCGCGGTCGACGGCGTCACCGTCGCCCTGCCGCTGCCCGCGCTGACCACCCTGCCCGCCGACTCGCTGTCCTGGCAGGTGCCGGGCATGCGCACCGAGCTGGTGGTCTCGCTGATCCGGTCGCTGCCCAAGCCGATCCGGCGCAACTTCGTGCCCGTGCCCGACGTCGCCGCCGCGGCCCTGACCGGCATCGACCCGGACGAACCGCTGCTGCCCGCCCTGGAGCGCGAGCTGCGCCGGCTCACCGGCGTCGTGGTCGACCGCGGCGACTGGCAGCTCGACCAGGTGCCCGAACACCTCAAGCTCACCTTCCGCGTGGTCGACGAGGACGGCCGCGAACTGGCCCGCGGCAAGGACCTCGCCGCGCTCAAGGACCGGCTGCGCGGCCAGCTGCGCGAGTCCCTGGCCGCCGCCGCGAGCAACCTCGCCCGCACCGGCCTGACCCGCTGGGACATCGGCGACCTGCCCCGGACCGTGCAGCGCCGCCGCTCCGGCATCGTCGTCACCGCCTACCCGGCGCTGGTCGACAAGGGCGACTCGGTCGCCGTGGAGATCCTCGACACCCCCGGACGCCAGCGGCACGCCATGTGGCGCGGCACCCGCCGGCTGCTGCTGCTCAACGTCCCCTCCCCGGTCAAGGCCCTGCAGCGCGGCCTGACCAACGCCGAGAAGCTGGCCCTGACCCGCAACCCGCACGGCGGCGTCGCCCCCCTGCTGGCCGACTGCATCAGCGCCGCGGCGGACAAGCTCGTCCGCGACGCCGGCGGCCCCGCCTGGACCGAGCAGGGCTTCGCCCGGCTCACCGAGCACGTCCGCCGCGGCCTGGGCGAGGCCACCTTCGACGTGGTCCACCAGGTCCGGCGCGTGCTGGAGGCCGCCCAGGAGGCGGAGCTGCGCATCGGCACCGTGCGCGGCGCGGTGTTCGAGGAGTCCCTGGCCGACGTGCGCGCCCAGCTCACCGGCCTGGTGCACGCCGGGTTCGTCACCGAGGCCGGCGCCGAGCGGCTGCCCGACGTGCACCGCTACCTGCAGGGCATCACCCGCAGGCTGGAGAAGCTGCCGCACAACCTCGACCGCGACCGGGAGTGGATGGACCGGGTCCACGAGGTCCACGCCGAGTACCGGGAGCTGCGCGCCGCCCTGCCCGCCGACGAGCCGCACCCCGAGCTCGACGAGGTCCGCTGGATGATCGAGGAGCTGCGGCTGAGCTACTTCGCCCAGACCATCGGCACCCGCTACACCGTCTCCGACAAGCGGATCTTCAAGGCGCTCGACGCCGTGCCGCGCTGA
- a CDS encoding short chain dehydrogenase, with the protein MRVVVIGATGTIGAAVAAALNARGHEVVPASREGAVRVDLERPESVDALFAAVPGIDAVVCCAAGGALVPVDAGTDEEFTRGLRGKLLGQVLLLRRAVRHLPDGGSVTLTSGTFPGPTRGSAFGALTNTGLEAFVGAAAAELPRGLRVNVVSPGWVRETLLALGEAGGTPVAEVARAYVAAVEDGGVTGRALVPSACPSDVSV; encoded by the coding sequence GTGAGGGTCGTGGTGATCGGTGCGACGGGGACGATCGGCGCCGCGGTGGCCGCCGCGCTCAACGCCCGCGGCCACGAGGTGGTGCCCGCCTCGCGCGAGGGTGCGGTGCGGGTGGACCTGGAGCGGCCGGAAAGCGTGGACGCGCTGTTCGCGGCCGTGCCGGGGATCGACGCCGTGGTGTGCTGCGCGGCCGGTGGCGCGCTGGTGCCCGTGGACGCGGGCACGGACGAGGAGTTCACCAGGGGGTTGCGGGGCAAGCTGCTGGGTCAGGTGCTGCTGCTGCGCCGGGCGGTCCGCCACCTGCCCGACGGCGGTTCGGTGACCCTGACCTCGGGCACCTTCCCCGGGCCGACGCGCGGCAGCGCGTTCGGGGCGCTGACCAACACCGGTCTGGAGGCGTTCGTGGGCGCCGCGGCGGCCGAGCTGCCGCGCGGGCTGCGGGTCAACGTGGTCAGCCCGGGCTGGGTGCGCGAGACGCTGCTCGCGCTCGGCGAGGCGGGCGGCACGCCGGTGGCGGAGGTGGCGCGGGCCTACGTGGCGGCGGTGGAGGACGGCGGCGTGACCGGTCGGGCGCTGGTGCCGTCCGCGTGCCCGTCCGACGTGTCCGTCTGA
- a CDS encoding nucleoside/nucleotide kinase family protein — translation MTVRELLLIGGGAGVGKTSVGWEVSALLRAAGTAHCFVEGDFLDQVHPAPPGDPHRTAITERNLASVWANYAALGQSRLIYTNTVSVLEEPMIRRAMGAGPPVRVTSVLLTAGEATVRERLAGREVGSQFEPHVTRGLAAAGRLAREAPAHTVRVPTDGRSVVRVAERVVELAGW, via the coding sequence GTGACCGTCCGGGAGCTGCTGCTGATCGGCGGTGGCGCGGGGGTGGGCAAGACGTCGGTCGGCTGGGAGGTGTCGGCGCTGTTGCGGGCGGCGGGCACGGCGCACTGCTTCGTCGAGGGCGACTTCCTCGACCAGGTGCACCCGGCGCCGCCGGGCGACCCGCACCGCACCGCGATCACCGAGCGCAACCTCGCGTCGGTGTGGGCCAACTACGCCGCGCTGGGGCAGTCGCGCCTGATCTACACCAACACCGTCAGCGTGCTCGAAGAGCCGATGATCCGGCGCGCGATGGGGGCCGGACCACCGGTGCGGGTGACGTCCGTGCTGCTCACGGCGGGTGAGGCCACCGTGCGGGAGCGCCTGGCCGGGCGGGAGGTCGGCTCGCAGTTCGAGCCGCACGTCACCCGCGGCCTGGCCGCGGCGGGCAGGCTGGCGCGGGAGGCGCCGGCGCACACCGTGCGGGTGCCGACCGACGGGCGGTCCGTGGTGCGGGTCGCAGAGCGGGTGGTGGAGCTGGCCGGCTGGTGA
- a CDS encoding MarR family winged helix-turn-helix transcriptional regulator, whose translation MADAVDLVLAQWSVERPDVDTSPMAVLARVMRLARLLERELREFLAHYDLEPGEFDVLTTLRRAGSTHGMTAGAFLSASLVTAGAITNRIDRMVAKGLVERVPDAADRRVVRIKLTDRGRQLVDGMMAEHMAHYARLLEPLDDRTRAAVADALRALLEVCE comes from the coding sequence ATGGCCGATGCGGTCGATTTGGTGCTGGCCCAGTGGTCGGTGGAGCGCCCGGACGTGGACACCTCGCCGATGGCGGTGCTGGCCCGGGTGATGCGCCTGGCGCGCCTGCTGGAGCGCGAGCTGCGGGAGTTCCTGGCGCACTACGACCTGGAGCCCGGAGAGTTCGACGTGCTGACCACCCTGCGGCGGGCCGGTTCCACGCACGGGATGACCGCGGGGGCGTTCCTGTCGGCGTCGCTGGTGACCGCGGGGGCGATCACCAACCGGATCGACCGGATGGTGGCCAAGGGCCTGGTGGAGCGGGTGCCCGACGCCGCGGACCGGCGGGTGGTGCGGATCAAGCTGACCGACCGGGGGCGGCAGTTGGTGGACGGCATGATGGCCGAGCACATGGCCCACTACGCGCGGCTGCTGGAGCCGTTGGACGACCGCACCAGGGCCGCGGTGGCCGACGCGCTGCGGGCGCTGCTGGAGGTCTGCGAGTGA